In a single window of the Acyrthosiphon pisum isolate AL4f chromosome X, pea_aphid_22Mar2018_4r6ur, whole genome shotgun sequence genome:
- the LOC103307754 gene encoding uncharacterized protein LOC103307754: MVCRPIGLSANRLALWNQYDATLADLPKTNNSVEGWHRAFSSLLGASHPTIWRLIDTIKKEQGSTEIKINQLIAGQEQVAKKKKYTKTTTRIKKIVNSYHERNLNEYLIGIAHNLQI, encoded by the exons ATGGTGTGTCGGCCAATTGGTTTGTCGGCCAATCG TTTAGCACTATGGAATCAATACGACGCAACACTTGCAGATTTGCCAAAAACAAACAACTCCGTCGAAGGTTGGCACAGAGCATTTTCGTCATTGTTAGGTGCATCTCATCCAACAATATGGCGTTTAatagacacaataaaaaaagaacaagGGTCAAcggaaataaaaatcaatcaattaaTAGCAGGGCAAGAACAGGTagctaaaaagaaaaaatatacgaaGACAACTACAcggattaaaaaaattgtaaattcttACCATGAACGTAATctcaatgaatatttaattggaATTGctcataatttacaaatataa